From Bosea sp. NBC_00550, the proteins below share one genomic window:
- a CDS encoding M81 family metallopeptidase, whose product MTFTVLTAEFSHESNTFSRCPADYAAFTDRGIRLGDEAITERGKANTPIAGFLDIGRPAGWRVIHAISAAAQPSGPVTRDAFDRIADVIVEAARAHAGTIDGVLLGLHGAMVTEFCEDGEGELLERLRAVLGPDVPIGITLDPHANVTRKMTELADIVVSYKTYPHVDVRETGRLAADIMQRTMAGEIRPVTLRAERPMLEEVNGGRTDIGPMVERIAKAKAYEKQTDVFAVSVNGGFGNADIEEVGPTVLVTCQGDLDRHRGFAEALVDDMWQRRFEMVTPFLPVDDAVAEAAAYVATSGPLIIADYADNPGGGGYGDATGLLEGMIAADLKDACFGPIVDPETAAELHRAQPGTAVSVRLGGKVDPEIGGGPLSVTGTLVSLSDGDYVGDGPMMGGLHASWGPCAVLRVGDIEILVTTIRAQMNDLQQFRAFGIDPAAKRIVGLKSMQHFRAAFEPIAGKVIVCDSGALCTPDLTKLPYRRARRPIFPLDK is encoded by the coding sequence ATGACCTTCACCGTGCTGACCGCCGAGTTCTCGCATGAGAGCAACACCTTCAGCCGCTGCCCGGCCGATTATGCCGCCTTCACGGATCGCGGCATCCGGCTTGGCGACGAGGCGATCACGGAGCGTGGGAAGGCGAATACCCCGATCGCCGGATTCCTCGACATCGGCCGCCCGGCCGGCTGGCGAGTGATCCATGCGATCAGCGCCGCAGCCCAGCCCTCGGGCCCGGTGACGCGCGATGCCTTCGATCGCATCGCCGACGTGATCGTCGAAGCGGCCAGGGCCCATGCCGGGACGATCGACGGCGTGCTGCTCGGCCTGCACGGCGCAATGGTGACGGAGTTCTGCGAGGATGGCGAAGGCGAATTGCTGGAGCGGCTGCGCGCTGTTCTCGGCCCCGACGTGCCGATCGGCATCACGCTCGATCCCCATGCCAACGTCACCCGGAAGATGACCGAGCTGGCTGATATCGTCGTCTCCTACAAGACCTATCCACATGTCGACGTCCGCGAGACCGGGCGGCTGGCCGCCGACATCATGCAGCGCACGATGGCGGGGGAGATCAGGCCGGTGACCTTGCGTGCCGAGCGGCCGATGCTGGAGGAGGTCAATGGCGGGCGCACCGATATCGGCCCGATGGTCGAGCGCATCGCCAAGGCAAAGGCCTACGAGAAGCAGACGGATGTCTTCGCCGTCAGCGTCAATGGCGGCTTCGGCAATGCCGATATCGAAGAGGTCGGCCCGACCGTCCTCGTGACCTGCCAGGGCGATCTCGACCGGCATCGCGGCTTCGCCGAGGCGCTGGTCGACGACATGTGGCAGCGCCGCTTCGAGATGGTGACGCCCTTCCTCCCGGTGGACGATGCCGTCGCGGAGGCTGCCGCCTATGTCGCGACATCGGGCCCGCTGATCATCGCGGACTATGCCGACAATCCCGGCGGCGGGGGCTATGGCGATGCGACAGGGCTGCTCGAAGGCATGATCGCGGCCGATCTCAAGGATGCCTGCTTCGGCCCGATCGTCGATCCGGAGACTGCTGCCGAACTGCACCGGGCACAGCCAGGCACGGCAGTGTCCGTCAGGCTCGGCGGCAAGGTCGATCCCGAGATCGGCGGCGGGCCGCTTTCCGTCACCGGCACGCTCGTCAGCCTGAGCGACGGTGACTATGTCGGGGACGGGCCGATGATGGGCGGGCTGCACGCGAGTTGGGGGCCCTGCGCCGTGCTGCGCGTCGGCGACATTGAAATCCTCGTCACCACGATCCGCGCGCAGATGAACGACCTGCAGCAGTTCCGCGCCTTCGGTATCGACCCTGCGGCCAAGCGCATCGTCGGGCTGAAGTCGATGCAGCATTTCCGGGCCGCCTTCGAGCCGATCGCCGGCAAGGTGATCGTCTGCGACAGCGGCGCGCTCTGCACGCCGGACCTGACCAAGCTGCCCTATCGCCGCGCCCGCCGGCCGATCTTCCCGCTTGATAAATGA